Proteins encoded in a region of the Vicia villosa cultivar HV-30 ecotype Madison, WI linkage group LG5, Vvil1.0, whole genome shotgun sequence genome:
- the LOC131602573 gene encoding small ribosomal subunit protein uS9-like: MEKLEQVQCFGRKKNAVAVTYCKRGRGLIKINGAPIELVQPEILRFKAFEPILLLGKSRFAGVDMRIRVKGGGHTSQIYAIRQSIAKALVAFYQKYVDEQSKKEIKDILVRYDRTLLVADPRRCEPKKFGGRGARARFQKSYR, encoded by the coding sequence GCAAGAAGAACGCCGTCGCTGTCACCTACTGCAAGCGCGGCCGTGGCTTGATCAAGATCAACGGCGCCCCAATCGAGTTGGTCCAGCCAGAGATCCTTCGCTTCAAGGCCTTCGAACCAATCCTCTTGCTAGGAAAGAGCCGATTCGCCGGAGTGGATATGCGCATCCGTGTCAAGGGCGGTGGTCACACCTCTCAGATTTACGCCATCAGGCAGAGCATTGCTAAGGCGCTTGTGGCGTTCTACCAGAAGTATGTGGATGAGCAGAGCAAGAAGGAGATCAAGGATATTCTCGTAAGGTATGATAGGACCTTGCTTGTGGCTGATCCTAGGCGCTGTGAGCCGAAGAAGTTTGGTGGACGTGGTGCTCGTGCAAGGTTCCAGAAGTCTTACCGTTAG